A region from the Variovorax paradoxus genome encodes:
- a CDS encoding helix-turn-helix domain-containing protein translates to MNTTRTHSTQAGQPGARDPFGAHLRHWRTRRRLSQLDLAQEAEVSTRHLSYVETGRAAPSREMVLRLAERLDVPLRERNALLVAAGFAPMYRQRSLDDPAMASARRAVDLVLKGHEPFPALAVDRHWNLVAHNALVPMLMAGAAPELVKPPINVLRLSLHPEGLAPRIANFAQWRTHLLERLQQQIAATGDTVLQALHDELEAYPAPQVSHDTPASDMDLSGVVVPFQLATPNGVLSFISTTTIFGTPVDVTLQELAVESFFPADAQTAAALAEMAKQAAG, encoded by the coding sequence ATGAACACCACCCGTACCCACTCCACCCAGGCCGGCCAGCCCGGTGCGCGCGATCCGTTCGGTGCCCACCTGCGGCACTGGCGCACCCGCCGCCGGCTGAGCCAGCTCGATCTGGCCCAGGAAGCCGAGGTCTCGACCCGCCACCTGAGCTATGTGGAGACAGGCCGCGCCGCGCCCAGCCGCGAGATGGTGCTGCGCCTGGCCGAGCGGCTCGACGTTCCGCTGCGCGAGCGCAACGCGCTGCTGGTGGCCGCGGGCTTCGCGCCGATGTACAGGCAGCGCTCGCTCGACGATCCGGCCATGGCCTCGGCCCGGCGCGCGGTGGACCTGGTGCTCAAGGGCCATGAACCGTTTCCTGCACTGGCCGTCGATCGGCACTGGAACCTGGTGGCGCACAACGCGCTGGTGCCGATGCTGATGGCGGGCGCAGCGCCCGAACTGGTGAAGCCGCCCATCAACGTGCTTCGCCTGAGCCTGCATCCCGAGGGGCTGGCTCCGCGCATCGCCAATTTCGCGCAGTGGCGCACCCATCTGCTGGAACGGCTGCAGCAGCAGATTGCGGCCACCGGCGACACGGTGCTGCAGGCCCTGCACGACGAACTCGAAGCCTATCCCGCGCCCCAGGTGAGCCACGACACACCCGCCTCGGACATGGACCTCTCAGGCGTCGTGGTGCCCTTTCAACTGGCCACGCCGAACGGCGTGCTGAGCTTCATCAGCACCACCACCATCTTCGGCACGCCGGTGGATGTCACTTTGCAGGAACTGGCGGTGGAGTCGTTCTTTCCGGCCGATGCGCAGACGGCGGCGGCGCTGGCAGAGATGGCGAAGCAGGCGGCGGGTTGA